Proteins encoded within one genomic window of Nilaparvata lugens isolate BPH chromosome 11, ASM1435652v1, whole genome shotgun sequence:
- the LOC111043899 gene encoding uncharacterized protein LOC111043899 isoform X4: MEPACGKAFLTSYSLKIHVRVHTKVKPFNCDHDGCEKSFNTLYRLRAHQRLHNGDTFNCVESGCNKYFTTLSDLKKHVRTHTQERPYRCKESGCGKAFTASHHLKTHRRTHSGQRPCCPQNGCRRTFTTKEMMDNHLLTHHSSMEDDAFYDDNSDIDDVSENEETMSKYKSTSESGNPLQQNGESNFINEDYIISQEVEGSGDSSMDLEQASQKSEANEEELSSPDNFLSSISSKLSNQNITTKQEELEPVYISTSKEMSQPNMGAPIIAMVTEEGEENFSGITSFCFMNSSPVEYILPNSEESQDGKDSLSSPQSTTTTQIKQDISLDQMNYEETNPATNSQNSFNYKISIGDCNEVDSTTTVDSFSSVLPSALCNNVTDTEANSVERKDINDLIHRVLFEENDNVVSENKSSTDKKDEQFSVEKGCKAMEAMETANSFCSSNQNYSYASLGKIDYAFESVEQFDTDEILMDLSRPCDVDWSEGNGLECVVSPQLEILDLQWNELQTGNIDLNDICQENVFQESSIGDGKVDFGSNLFSSTEFQKTGIGDTFLDGKRLEEDLEKHQTSLGFNPCQTQHASDDILIPNCSTDNRSGDAHVFNNVLKGSNHQSFDSAHPSINGRSLIPTCLTNQLDAHALSTEKQTSFKELEHFISFQTTSDSNILLSSCLTNQIEETNQLNLEESASLKKLEDFISSHAKDDNSILVSNCFTNQSNKTDRSTNDYERSAMDVISVRGDMLNDFSTAMNLTEETQQDDESPDLASLLLKSGNVFNDETLLNTFNGFSKSNECSDFAMERLEDNKFLQRPESNNNIVDLTSGDSCKCSETPGVVKEPCCVTVCLRTLQQLKKVLEKGCYKLGTGPLTSLALLPAANYCSATKL; the protein is encoded by the exons ATGGAGCCAGCATGTGGGAAGGCGTTCCTCACCTCGTACAGCCTCAAGATCCACGTGAGAGTCCACACCAAAGTGAAACCGTTCAACTGCGATCATGATGGCTGTGAAAAGTCTTTCAATACTCTGTACAG ATTGAGAGCTCACCAGCGTCTTCACAACGGCGACACATTCAACTGTGTGGAGAGTGGTTGCAACAAATACTTCACAACTCTCAGCGATCTCAAAAAACATGTTAGGACGCATACGCAAGAGAGACCATACCG GTGTAAAGAGTCGGGATGTGGCAAGGCATTCACCGCCAGTCATCACCTGAAAACACACCGCCGCACCCATTCAGGTCAACGACCTTGCTGCCCTCAAAATGGCTGCCGCAGAACGTTCACCACCAAAGAGATGATGGACAATCACCTACTCACGCATCACTCATCCATG GAAGATGATGCTTTCTATGACGATAATTCGGACATAGATGATGTTTCAGAAAACGAGGAAACAATGTCTAAATACAAGAGTACATCAGAATCTG GCAATCCTTTACAACAGAATGGTGAGTCAAACTTCATCAATGAGGATTACATTATTTCTCAAGAAGTCGAAGGATCTGGCGATTCGTCAATGGACTTGGAACAAGCCTCTCAAAAATCTGAAGCGAATGAAGAAGAACTCTCGTCCCCGGACAATTTCCTCTCATCGATATCCTCAAAactttcaaatcaaaatatcacCACAAAACAAGAAGAACTTGAACCTGTCTATATTTCGACATCAAAAGAGATGAGTCAGCCGAACATGGGTGCCCCTATTATAGCAATGGTAACAGAAGAAGGCGAGGAAAACTTTTCTGGAATTACTtcattttgtttcatgaattcATCGCCGGTTGAATATATTTTGCCCAACAGTGAAGAATCTCAAGATGGAAAGGACTCTTTGAGTTCGCCACAATCTACTACCACAACGCAAATAAAACAAGATATCTCTCTGGATCAGATGAATTATGAGGAAACGAACCCGGCTACAAATTCCCAAAACTCTTTCAATTATAAGATAAGTATTGGAGATTGTAATGAAGTGGACAGCACCACAACTGTTGATAGTTTCAGTTCTGTTCTGCCTTCTGCACTTTGCAACAATGTCACAGACACTGAAGCAAATAGTGTTGAGAGAAAAGACATCAATGATTTGATCCACAGAGTACtttttgaagaaaatgataATGTGGTTTCAGAAAATAAGTCGTCTACTGACAAAAAAGATGaacaattttctgttgaaaaaggTTGTAAAGCTATGGAAGCTATGGAAACAGCAAATAGCTTCTGCAGTTCGAACCAAAACTATTCCTATGCCAGTCTTGGAAAAATTGATTATGCGTTTGAATCTGTTGAACAATTCGATACTGATGAAATCCTGATGGATCTATCTCGACCTTGTGATGTCGATTGGTCGGAAGGAAATGGTCTTGAGTGTGTTGTAAGTCCTCAACTCGAAATTTTGGATCTCCAATGGAATGAGTTGCAGACTGGGAACATCGATTTGAACGATATTTGTCAAGAAAACGTCTTTCAAGAGTCTTCAATTGGTGATGGAAAGGTGGATTTTGGGAGCAACCTATTTTCGTCAaccgaatttcaaaaaactggGATAGGAGATACATTTTTAGATGGTAAGAGACTAGAGGAAGATTTGGAGAAGCATCAGACATCATTAGGTTTTAATCCATGTCAAACTCAGCATGCTTCTGATGAtatattgattccaaattgCTCAACAGACAATCGATCAGGGGATGCTCATGTCTTTAACAATGTATTAAAAGGATCTAATCATCAAAGTTTCGATTCAGCTCATCCAAGTATTAATGGTAGGTCGTTGATTCCAACTTGTTTGACAAACCAACTAGATGCACATGCTTTGAGTACTGAGAAACAAACATCATTCAAAGAACTTGAGCATTTTATCTCTTTTCAAACAACCAGTGACTCAAACATATTGCTTTCATCATGCTTGACTAACCAGATTGAAGAGACTAATCAGTTGAATTTGGAAGAATCGGCTTCATTGAAGAAGCTCGAGGATTTTATATCTTCCCATGCAAAAGATGATAATAGtattttagtttcaaattgcTTTACAAATCAGTCCAATAAGACAGATAGGAGTACAAATGATTATGAGAGGTCTGCAATGGATGTCATTTCTGTAAGGGGTGATATGTTGAATGATTTCAGCACAGCAATGAATTTAACTGAAGAAACTCAACAAGATGATGAATCTCCAGATCTTGCAAGTCTGCTGTTGAAATCTGGAAATGTTTTCAATGATGAAACGCTACTGAATACATTCAACGGTTTTTCGAAATCGAATGAATGTAGTGATTTCGCCATGGAACGTTTAGAGGATAACAAGTTTTTGCAAAGACCAGAGTCTAACAATAACATCGTAGACCTGACTTCTGGTGACAGTTGCAAATGTAGTGAGACACCCGGTGTGGTTAAGGAGCCATGTTGTGTCACTGTCTGCCTGAGAACCCTGCAACAGCTCAAGAAAGTTCTGGAAAAAGGCTGCTACAAACTTGGAACAGGTCCTCTCACATCATTAGCTTTGCTTCCTGCTGCTAACTATTGCTCTGCCaccaaattatga